The following proteins are encoded in a genomic region of Gimesia algae:
- a CDS encoding TetR/AcrR family transcriptional regulator, protein MSKTQRPSNARKRIVETAEKLFYSEGIRAVGIDRVIAEAGVAKMTLYNHFKSKDDLVVEVLKYREEQFDLYLRQRMLEHQSQGLNPLKAFFAALKDWFECADYRGCSFLNALAELADSNPTATDFCSDHKRRFKEQLTEIIIETAGPQAASVAPAISVLVEGAIVTAVSEGNATAASIAEEAAEILISQTQ, encoded by the coding sequence ATGAGCAAAACACAACGCCCCTCCAATGCCCGGAAACGCATCGTCGAGACAGCCGAGAAGCTGTTTTATTCAGAAGGCATCCGCGCCGTCGGCATTGATCGTGTGATCGCCGAAGCCGGGGTGGCTAAAATGACCTTATATAACCATTTTAAGTCCAAAGATGATCTGGTGGTCGAAGTCCTCAAATATCGGGAGGAACAGTTCGACCTGTATCTCAGACAACGCATGCTGGAACACCAGTCGCAGGGACTGAATCCTTTAAAAGCGTTTTTTGCTGCTTTAAAGGACTGGTTTGAGTGTGCTGACTACCGGGGCTGTTCGTTCCTCAACGCTCTGGCGGAACTGGCGGACTCCAACCCGACCGCAACAGATTTTTGTTCAGACCATAAACGACGTTTTAAGGAGCAGCTAACCGAAATCATCATCGAAACTGCTGGACCTCAGGCCGCATCCGTTGCTCCGGCAATCAGTGTCCTGGTCGAAGGTGCCATCGTCACCGCCGTCAGTGAAGGCAATGCCACCGCCGCCAGTATCGCCGAGGAAGCAGCTGAGATCCTGATTTCACAAACACAATAA
- a CDS encoding SMI1/KNR4 family protein produces MTTEKLNLPDNYLLWLDSLEAEAYAEFEEREWEIASREELQELLEIDDFEVAYIDQANLYVKLIQDITGDSHTMDDEGNRIPFSLIGTWLTIGYDNEDLLCVDPADNFAVWGFYPNEGGDVEKLANNLDEFLEGLELLE; encoded by the coding sequence ATGACTACTGAGAAACTGAATTTACCGGACAATTACCTGCTCTGGCTGGACAGTCTCGAAGCAGAAGCCTATGCCGAATTCGAAGAACGGGAGTGGGAAATTGCCAGCCGTGAAGAGCTTCAGGAACTGCTTGAGATCGACGACTTTGAGGTCGCGTATATCGATCAGGCAAACCTCTATGTCAAACTGATTCAGGATATCACCGGCGATTCACACACTATGGACGACGAGGGAAATCGGATCCCCTTCTCCCTGATCGGGACCTGGCTGACCATCGGCTACGACAACGAAGATCTGCTGTGTGTCGACCCGGCTGATAATTTTGCCGTCTGGGGCTTCTACCCTAACGAGGGTGGCGACGTCGAAAAACTCGCGAACAACCTGGATGAATTTCTGGAAGGCCTGGAACTGCTGGAGTAA
- a CDS encoding 50S ribosome-binding protein YggL, with amino-acid sequence MRKRLRKKKHLAEFIEWAVAVTVNMIPGADFDAFLDDWIEQAIEGNHCSFGGCSMPEQTEGIIQLGTAAKQPEKRLARITDWLEDRPEVLNFQFSPLFDAWNGPFLDSDGQENNF; translated from the coding sequence ATGCGAAAACGCCTCCGCAAAAAGAAACATCTGGCTGAGTTCATCGAATGGGCTGTTGCCGTCACTGTGAACATGATTCCCGGCGCAGACTTTGACGCGTTTCTGGACGACTGGATCGAACAGGCTATCGAAGGTAATCATTGCTCGTTCGGTGGTTGCAGCATGCCAGAGCAGACCGAGGGGATCATTCAACTGGGAACAGCAGCAAAACAGCCCGAAAAACGTTTAGCACGCATCACTGACTGGCTTGAAGATCGCCCCGAGGTCTTGAATTTTCAGTTCAGCCCCCTCTTTGATGCCTGGAATGGTCCGTTCCTCGATTCTGATGGCCAGGAAAATAATTTTTAG